A genomic segment from Ciona intestinalis chromosome 10, KH, whole genome shotgun sequence encodes:
- the LOC100179556 gene encoding delta-1-pyrroline-5-carboxylate dehydrogenase, mitochondrial translates to MLRLKSSLLKLSRFTSARCMSSNLVNEPIYSFTPGSKERNEVQEALKIVESKTEDVPIVIGGEELWTNDVHYQVSPYNHKQRIAKFSYASADMINNAIENSISVRAEWDSKPLADRAQILFKAADIFANEKRSEILATTMAGQAKNVVQAEIDAGPELIDFFRFNAQYALDLEHQQPLNPDPNIVNSVKYRGLEGFVAAISPFNFTAIGGNLAGTPALMGNVVLWKPSDTAMLASWLVYKVLRECGLPPGVIQFIPADGSTFGNTITSSEHLAGINFTGSVPTFTKLWQQVGANLTKYKTFPRLAGECGGKNFHFVHSSADVDSVVNGTIRSAFEFGGQKCSACSRAYIPKSLWGKVKQGLVEKHKEIKLGNPDDFSIFLSAVIDKPSYERNKTYLDHAKASSNIEVLAGGNCDDSVGYFVQPTIVECKDPKDKMMQEEIFGPVLSCYVYDDADYKEILKLINSTSSYGLTGSVFSKDESVIEEASSVLRNSAGNFYINDKSTGSVVGQQWFGGSRKSGTNDKPGSPHYVLKWVSPQAVKRSKVPLKEWKYPSMK, encoded by the exons ATTCACAAGCGCAAGATGCATGAGTTCAAATCTTGTAAACGAACCAATCTATTCATTTACTCCCGGTTCCAAAGAAAGAAATGAAGTTCAAGAAGCTCTGAAGATTGTGGAGTCCAAAACAGAGGATGTTCCTATTGTTATTGGTGGGGAAGAGTTATGGACGAATGATGTTCACTACCAAGTTTCG CCTTACAACCACAAACAACGTATTGCAAAGTTCAGTTACGCATCAGCAGACATGATAAACAATGCAATCGAGAATTCTATATCAGTTCGTGCCGAATGGGACTCAAAACCTCTTGCTGATCGCgcacaaattttgtttaaagcgGCGGATATTTTTGCAAACGAAAAAAGATCTGAAATACTTGCAACTACCATGGCAGGCCAG GCAAAGAATGTAGTACAAGCAGAGATAGATGCTGGACCAGAACTTATAGATTTCTTTCGTTTCAATGCCCAATATGCGCTCGACCTTGAACACCAGCAACCATTAAACCCTGATCCTAATATTGTTAACTCAGTTAAATACAGAGGGTTAGAG GGATTTGTTGCAGCAATTTCGCCTTTCAATTTCACAGCCATTGGTGGGAACTTGGCAGGAACTCCAGCACTCATG ggaaatgttgttttatggAAACCAAGTGACACGGCCATGCTGGCAAGTTGGCTTGTTTACAAAGTGTTGCGCGAATGTGGTTTGCCTCCCGGTGTTATACAGTTTATTCCTGCTGATGGTTCAACATTCGGCAACACTATAACATCATCTGAACATTTGGCTGGCATCAATTTCACAGGAAGTGTTCC AACTTTCACCAAGTTATGGCAGCAAGTTGGAGCAAACCTGACTAAATACAAAACCTTCCCAAGATTGGCTGGTGAATGTGGGGGGAAGAACTTTCATTTCGTTCATTCTTCGGCTGATGTCGACAG TGTTGTAAATGGAACCATCAGATCAGCATTTGAATTTGGTGGTCAGAAATGTTCTGCTTGTTCAAGAGCTTATATTCCAAAGTCTTTATGGGGTAAAGTAAAGCAAGGATTAGTAGAGAAACACAAGGAAATTAAACTTGGAAAC CCAGATGACTTCAGTATCTTCCTATCTGCTGTGATTGACAAGCCATCATATGAACGCAATAAAACTTACCTTGATCATGCAAAAGCCTCATCCAACATAGAAGTGTTGGCTGGTGGGAACTGTGATGATTCTGTGGGCTACTTTGTCCAGCCAACAATCGTGGAATGTAAAGATCCAAAGGATAAGATGATGCAAGAG GAAATATTTGGACCGGTGCTTTCATGTTATGTATATGATGATGCTgattataaagaaatattaaaactgatcAATTCTACATCAAGTTATGGATTGACTGGTTCTGTATTTTCAAAGGATGA ATCAGTGATCGAAGAAGCTTCTTCTGTTCTTCGTAATTCTGCCGGTAACTTTTACATTAATGACAAATCAACAGGGTCAGTAGTAGGTCAACAATGGTTTGGGGGTTCACGAAAATCGGGGACAAATGATAAACCTGGGAGTCCTCACTATGTATTGAAGTGGGTGTCACCACAAGCTGTAAAAAGATCTAAGGTTCCTCTCAAAGAATGGAAATATCCTTCAATGAAGTGA